DNA sequence from the Vicia villosa cultivar HV-30 ecotype Madison, WI linkage group LG3, Vvil1.0, whole genome shotgun sequence genome:
GGCTGCAACTCCCGCGGACGTGAAAGAGTATCCAAATTCATACGTGTTTGTGGTGGACATGCCTGGGTTAAAATCTGGTGACATAAAGGttcaggttgaagatgagaatgtGCTATTGATAAGtggtgagagaaagagagaagaagagaaagaaggtgtTAAATATTTGAAGATGGAAAGAAGGGTCGGTAAGTTTATGAGGAAGTTTGTGTTACCAGAGAATGCTAATGTTGAAGCTATCTCTGCTATTTGTCAAGATGGTGTTCTAACCGTTACAGTTAATAAATTGCCTCCACCTGAACCAAAGAAACCTAAGACTATTGAGGTTAAGATTGCTTGATCGGTGTTCCATTTCATGTTTACAAATCAGAAGCAATGTCTGTTTTTTCTGTTTCTCTTGTTGGTTTGTGTAGCAatggttttttgtgttttcgTAGTTGCCCCTATAAGATGATCATGTGATGTAGTAATGTGTAAcaatatgaaaataatgaattttaattacTTGCTTTGTTTTTCTGTTTGTAATATTGTTGTGTTGCCTATAGTAAAATTTAGAAACGTAAgtattaaataaaagaaaatgtttCATTAACACTTTTTTGTCATCTAATTCAGTTTATGTTTGAAAAAAAGTTAACAATTGATTGGAAATGATATTGAGAGGAATCACATAATTTACAAATTTGATATTGAGAAGTTTCATGATCAGCTTTACCCCAAAAGGAGAGTTATTAAGCAATCTAATACGTCACAAATTTTAAGTGTGAGAACTAATTAATTTCTAGTGTGAATTTAGATTCTGCATAACAATTAACTTTCAATAAAAATAGCACGCGCTTCCTCTGGAGATAAAATCCTCCCTGATTGAATGCCAATCTCTTCTTTATAACCTCGCATGAGCATGAGATGGCCGATATTGATCCTAACATAGTGTGCCGCCAGCGCCCATTACGTCTCTTAATGTCGGAGGACGCAATTCCCAGAAAAGTAGAAGTCACTGTTAGTACTATTAGGAGCCTATTAGACCCAaattcattttcaaagtcaagtATATAGAGTGGTTGTCCAACGTGGTTCTGATAGAAAATAAGGGATATGTGTTAATTATACAAATCTTAAAAGGTCTTACTCAAAAGATTTTAACCCGCACCTGATTCTTACCCGCTTCCGAATCTTAAAAGGCCTTGCCCAAAAGATTTCAACCCGCTCTCGAACATTGATAaatttgtagataattcaatCGGATATCAATTGCTCTCATTTAAGGACGTCTATTTGGGAAATAACTAAATACCTATGTACGGACCCAAATAGATAAAGACAGTTTTCAATACCGAGCATGTCAATTACCAATTCAATGTCATGTCTTTTGCGTTAAAAATTGCTGGTGCTATCTACGAGAGAATGATGAACAAGATCTTCCAAGAAGAGATAGGGGATAACTTGAAGTGTACATGGATTATGGATTATATGATCGTAAAGTCTAATCAGGAGGAGCTTCATGCCCAACACCTTCAGCGGGTGTTCAAGACGGTCTGACATATAATATGTGTCTCAACTtggagaaatgcactttcgggGTAAGGGTCGACAAATTCTTAGGTTTCTATTTGACTGAGCGGGAAATTGAAACAAACTCAGATAAATGTGAGGCAGTGGTCAAAATGAATTCACTGACATCGAAGAAGGATGTTTAGAGGTTAAACGATATGTTGACTTCCTTCGATAGATTTATTTCAAAGTTTGCATAACACACTTTACCTTTTTATATAATGTTGAAggaaaagattgatttgaatggttgGTTAATTGTGAAGAGGCGTTTGAATTCGTGAAAAGGACTTTAGCTACATCTACGGTACTCAGGTGACCAATTCCGGGAGAAGTCTTGTACCTAAACTTAGTTGTCATTGAGGAGGCAGTAAGGGTCGTCCTGATTAGAGAATCGCAAACCAACTAAAGCCCAGTTTAATTCATTTCAAAAGCCAACGTAGTACCATAAGATAAA
Encoded proteins:
- the LOC131655217 gene encoding 17.1 kDa class II heat shock protein → MDFRLMGLDSPLFNTLHHIMDLTDDSTDKNLNAPTRTYVRDAKAMAATPADVKEYPNSYVFVVDMPGLKSGDIKVQVEDENVLLISGERKREEEKEGVKYLKMERRVGKFMRKFVLPENANVEAISAICQDGVLTVTVNKLPPPEPKKPKTIEVKIA